The DNA sequence AAAGGGGATCTTGCAATCCTCTGGCTTGATCTTGCCAATGCCTACGGGTCAATCCCGCATAGACTGGTAGAAACCTCACTCGACCGACATTACGTTCCAGACAAAATCAAGAACCTCATACTGGACTATTACAACTCCTTCAGTTTGAGAGTCACCTCAGGAGCGGAAAAATCTGCATTTCATCGGCTGGAGAAGGGCATTATCACTGGATGTACAATTTCTGTGATATTGTTTGCCTTGGCAATGAATATGCTGGTGAAGTCAGCAGAGGTGGAGTGCAGAGGCCCAATTACCAAGTCAGGCATACGGCAGCCCCCCATCAGAGCATTCATGGATGATCTGACGGTGACCACAACATCAGTCCCGGGGTGCAGATGGATCCTCCAAGGGCTCGAGCACCTCATCAAATGGGCTCGGATGGACTTTAAGCCAGCCAAGTCCAGGTCCCTGGTAGTGAGGAAAGGTAAGGTTACAGACCAGTTCCGTTTCACACTAGGAGGGATCCAGATACCATCTGTTCGAGAAAAGCCAGTCAAGAGCCTAGGCAAGATCTATGACTGTTCCCTGAAGGACACCGCAGCAATTCAGACGACCACTAACCAGTTGGGAAGCTGGCTGATGGCTGTGGACAAGTCAGGTCTGCCAGGTAAATATAAAGCCTGGATTTACCAGCATGGCATCCTGCCCCGACTGCTCTGGCCATTGCTGGTCTATGATGTTCCAATCACCACCGTTGAAGGCTTTGAGAGGAAAGTCAGCGGTTTCCTGCGGAAGTGGCTAGGGCTACCAAGGAGTCTCAGTGACATTGCCTTGTACGGTAGGAAGAACAAGCTAAAACTGCCTTTCAGTAGTTTGAAGGAAGAGTTCATGGTAACCAGAGCAAGAGAGGTGCTACTTTACAGAGACTCCAGTGACATCAAAATCTCTTCAGCAGGCATAGAGGTTAGAACTGGCAGGAAGTGGAAGGCCCATGAGGCAGTAGAGCAGGCTGAGTCACGGCTGCGACATGGCGAGCTGGTAGGAGTGGTGGCATCTGGACGGGCAGGACTCGGGAGCAACCCAACACCTCGCTTTAACAAGGCCCAGGGAAAAGAAAAGCGGCAGCTGATTCAAGATGAGGTCCGAGCAGGGGAGGAGGAATCCCGCGGCAGCAGAGCAGTAGGGATGCGGCAGCAGGGGGCATGGACCCGATGGGAGCAGGCGGCGGAGCGAAGGATATCATGGGCAGAATTGTGGAAGTCGGAGCCACACCGAATCAAATTTTTGGTTGAGTCTGTCTATGATGTCCTCCCTAGCCCATCCAATCTATTTCGCTGGGGCTTGTCAGATACACCTTTGTGCTCACTCTGCAAGAGAGGAGGATCATTGGAGCACATCTTGAGCTGCTGTCCCAAAGCACTGGGGGATGGGCGGTACCGTTGGCGCCACGACCAAGTGCTGAAGGCCATAGCAGAGGTTATCAGCACTGGGATCATAGACAGCAGACACCAGCGACCAATAAGGCAGAACATCACCTTTGTTAAAGCCGGGGAGAAGCCACATCAGCGCATGAAACAAACAGGGGGGCTGCTCGCAACAGCACAGGACTGGCAGCTGAATGTCGACCTAGGGAGACAGCTCAAATTCCCAGAGAACATTGCAGTGACCACGCTCAGGCCAGACATAGTCCTGGTGTCGGAAAAAACACGGCAAGTGGTCCTGCTGGAGTTGACGGTCCCCTGGGAAGACCGGATGGAGGAGGCGTTTGAGAGGAAGAGGGCAAAATATGAGGAACTGGCAGCCGAATGCCGAAGCAGGGGGTGGAGGACAAGATGCAATCCCATCGAGGTTGGGTGTAGAGGATTTGTCGGCCAGTCACTCATCAGGGCCCTCAAGATGCTTGGAGTGAAGGGACTGCACAGTAGGAAAGCCATTAAGAACATCACGGACGTCGCTGAAAAGGCGTCAAGATGGCTGTGGATCAAGCGGGGTGATGCGTGGATCATACAAGCTACTCAGACAAAAGCCAGGGTCTGATCAACTCTGGCTGGGTCGCCTGGGCGAGGGTGTATGATGTTGTGAGACCCGAAACACCCAATGAACCCAGGATACATCACTGATGATGTGTCTGAGTTGCACCAGAGGTGTATTGCaaaactatataaatataagGCCATGCACAAAGTGATGTGAAACGTATTGCGTAatctttgttgttgtttgcgtGAACAGTCATGTTTTCTTAAATAAACCTTTTATGATGTTTCTCACTTGAGGTTCTTCTTATGTTATAAATGATATGGTCTGTCTTAAAGCCCCCCCcaacctagaaaatgcacttttaaatgtgttactagcagaaaatgagtcgtgtgtgcagaaacatcctgttcttatacaaatccatctattcTTATTTGTGTAATCTCCTTTAAGTCGAgacagtcacacaaaacaggcttTTGGGGATctcctatcaatgtgatgtcacattgattatgCCCCAACCATAACGGCTCACAGACTCCGCCTTATGTGCGTGCAGTTCAACCCTCTGCCAAaaacacatgttttgatgtagttCAAAGCACATGTGTGAGCGCTCTACCCCCTACTTTGCATACAAGGAGGGGAACAGAAGCtttttttgcatgtaaagaaacacacacaaaaacagcacatttttcattgcagccacaaatggccATGTTTACCAGCGTATAATCAAAGATCTTCAGTGTATTTtaagctgaaactttacagataGATTCTGGGGATACCAGAGACTATTATTATATTGCTGAAAAACAGGTTAATATAAgaacattattatttaataatgttttattcatatttaatattatatagTATTAATATTTGGATGAAGAGCATTATGCTTCCTGGATATTAATTGCTGATGAATAATACATTACTGACACTCTACTTAAATATCAAAATAGATATGAGTAATCCGTAATTGATCTGTTTAAACATGCATTTCTTTACTTTTACCTCTTGTGAAACAGCTGTGGACCACAGATTTCACAGTAGCAATGGTTTAAAGCTAAATTAACTTTAGATGTGTATCTTCAGATAAACAAAGTAAATGACTTGAACaacagtagcagagcgacaaatgaaatgtattttatttgataAGACAGAATCATAGGTTTGAGTGTAGATAAAGTTATAATTTCAGTGAGATTATACAACAGTTAGTTTATATACATCTGGGTTGATACAGTACAGGAGCAGCAGAACAGCACTAGGAAATTTAACATTGAGCAAGGGAGAAGATGGAATGGTGTTCTTGATTCTCGGCAGATGTTTTTCactgctaaaagggagtttgggaacttgtaCACAACAAAGTTGACGACATAACTTGTTTTTCACAGTGGAAACCCCCCAAAAGTTATAGAGGTACTGCGCTGTACTatccaatggaaaagcaccattatATACCTTTGAGTTACTTCTTTGTTATAAATATTTACAGCTGAGGTTCTAATATCAAGTCTTTAGATCCAAAGcagtaaatgttaaaatgttacagccccagtgacagctggggtacatattttgaccactTTATCTGACAGTGCACCGACTTTGTcataagcccttttcacacagacattccggaaaatacacggaaaatgcatcctggatttttctgGGATCGTTAGatattttgttcattcacacgccatgatttgccggcatctgcaaggtcctggaaagacacgtgacctattAAAAGTCCTGCTCTATCTTCTATGCAGTGTctaaagtttgcatattatttattatttctctctccagaaaccacccctgtgcatttttgtttataagactataaaggagcaCACAGAcacttgtctggcaattttacgggtattttctgggaccaaaggtctgtgtgaatgggatAATAGAGAGTTCATATCTCATGGCTTGTAATTGTTTGACCTCTCACTTTGCACTGTGTAATACTGTCTACTGTACAGCACTCTAACAAGAATATTTAAATGTAGAGGTAGAGAAAGCATAAATTTTCCAacccgttctcaccaagatTATCGtccaatagatacgccaaattccgattttgcatgcatatgatacgccagtccttcccattctttatttattgttttctcatttgttttctcttttttaaaccattttctcttgggtttagggttCTCTTGCAGCGACGACGTCTGTGTCCGTACCATTCTTATCAATGAGAGCATAAGCTCGTATCTCCCTGCTCCCAAGTCATAAAGCTTGTATCTCCGATAAAATATGACTTTGGGAAAATGTTGTGTTAATGTTGGTACACAACAGTATATGATAGCAATATAAGTAAgagataatgtagaggcagccggtagttatcggaaataagccccgacagtgtgatcaggacccgacgcgaagcggatggtcttgtatcacactgaaggggcttatttacccgataactaccggctgcctctacattatcccgcttattacacggctacttgccacataagaaaaaaaactggacatgcatatgaatttgaaacattttattggcatatttgttttaaattaacatttttatccttccgcgaaactttgcacagatgcataaaatgatcgtaataccttattaagatcctctgcttcatacttgtctgtacctgcaaatgtctcaactgaccaatcagaatcaagcattccagagagccgtgtaataaggcATAATAACAACTTTAATGATACGATGTCTAATTTCctgaaaaataatggtttttGAGATACGAGGATTCCGCTCGACAGCGACGAAATTGTAGATGGGACATTTGTAAATTTTTTCCCCCTTTGTCTGGGGCCCATCCCGCCAATCGGGccctaggcacgtgcctagtttgcctttGCATTAATCCGGCTCtgctggcgtatcatatgcacgc is a window from the Misgurnus anguillicaudatus chromosome 21, ASM2758022v2, whole genome shotgun sequence genome containing:
- the LOC141353323 gene encoding uncharacterized protein, whose product is MHPLKATKTPNELYTQGCPRGGENEHPNRTDIQVMTNAYGETTMSAACICGKVCKNRHGLKIHQAKMKCLREKQVVQRTGLAPGETQEEPGPESPHSAQNLHAPQASTQIRHSEHRRVKWPAANKEGEWLKFDEDLNQVLEATARGNADQKLRAMSTMIISIGAERFGVKKHQLARSVAEPNRREVKISQLRSELRLLRRQFKAARDEEKAGLAELRHTLRKRLTTLRRAEWHRRRGKERARKRVAFISNPFGFTKKILGQKRSGQLECTEEEVNKHLSATYSDSARDKDLGPCKKLITPPEPTSTFNTREPTLKEVVEIVKAARTGSAPGPSGVPYVVYKRCPRLLKRLWKLIKVIWRRGKVAQQWRHAEGVWIPKEESSSTIEQFRVISLLSVEYKIFFSILARRLTDFLLRNAYIDTSVQKGGVPKIPGCIEHTGVVTQLLREAREGKGDLAILWLDLANAYGSIPHRLVETSLDRHYVPDKIKNLILDYYNSFSLRVTSGAEKSAFHRLEKGIITGCTISVILFALAMNMLVKSAEVECRGPITKSGIRQPPIRAFMDDLTVTTTSVPGCRWILQGLEHLIKWARMDFKPAKSRSLVVRKGKVTDQFRFTLGGIQIPSVREKPVKSLGKIYDCSLKDTAAIQTTTNQLGSWLMAVDKSGLPGKYKAWIYQHGILPRLLWPLLVYDVPITTVEGFERKVSGFLRKWLGLPRSLSDIALYGRKNKLKLPFSSLKEEFMVTRAREVLLYRDSSDIKISSAGIEVRTGRKWKAHEAVEQAESRLRHGELVGVVASGRAGLGSNPTPRFNKAQGKEKRQLIQDEVRAGEEESRGSRAVGMRQQGAWTRWEQAAERRISWAELWKSEPHRIKFLVESVYDVLPSPSNLFRWGLSDTPLCSLCKRGGSLEHILSCCPKALGDGRYRWRHDQVLKAIAEVISTGIIDSRHQRPIRQNITFVKAGEKPHQRMKQTGGLLATAQDWQLNVDLGRQLKFPENIAVTTLRPDIVLVSEKTRQVVLLELTVPWEDRMEEAFERKRAKYEELAAECRSRGWRTRCNPIEVGCRGFVGQSLIRALKMLGVKGLHSRKAIKNITDVAEKASRWLWIKRGDAWIIQATQTKARV